The Mytilus edulis chromosome 4, xbMytEdul2.2, whole genome shotgun sequence nucleotide sequence ttgaaagaagAATCAGGAAGAAAAATACAGATGTTTTATAATATGAACCAAAAACATGCACCAGAGAACCTATGTCATCTTGAATCTCCATGTGCACAAAGTACAATCAACTATCCGTTGCGAAATGGTCATGATattattgtttcattttgcagACTGTCCCTTACTACTTAATAGTTTATTCCCTCTACAATACGTAAATTGAATAAACTTGATACAAAAAATCGCAGTGTCGACTCTATTtctcattttaagaaaaaattgaaaaacgatagtctacatgtataaaaaaaattgaaacgttttatttgtacgGCCCGAGGAAATTGAATATAACTTACTGCAATTGCGATGCTCTGCTTAATTCTTAaacaatgaacttttttttagctAATATTATAAATTCTTCTTTTTGTCCTTGTGGGTCAGATATTGAGGATGTCCATGATCATTACTTTTTCGTTTGTCCAAAATACATTTCATgtagaaccagatgctccgcagggcgcagctctatacgaccgcagaggtcgaaccctgaacagttgggacaagtattgacacaacattcaagctggatacagccctgaatttggattgtgattaaatatttgggTCATGCTGAGAGTATGTTTAACTTTTCCATCTCTCAATAGATTATTTACATCGATTCTAAAAATGGTATACTGTGAGGCAACACCTTGTTTGCTTTTCATTGGTCGGTGCCCTATTGTTACAATTTTCTCCAAatatagtataaaattgagaatggaaatggggaatgtgccaaagagacaacaacccgaccatagaaaaaaacaacagcagaaggtcaccaacaggtcttcaatgtagcgagaaactcccgcacccggaggcgtccttcaactggcccctaaacaaatatatactagtgataatgaacgccatactaatttccaaattgtacacaagaaactaaaattaaaataatacaagactaacaaaggccagaggctcctgacttgggacaggcgcaaacatgcggcggggttaaacatgtttgtgagatctcaaccctccccctatacctgaaatcatacctctagccaatgtagaaaagtaaacgcataacaatacgcacattaaaattcaccACTTATTACCACTTCTTTTAAGTTGACTCATAATTATGCCTCTTTAAATTTTGTTCATGCACCAATATTGCATATTTCTTCGTATTTTTAATTCTTTTCGGCGTAGTCATATTTTAGTCTTTGATATTTATCTAAGTCGAACATAAACTACTCATATTTagcattatttttaaaaattattatatggGCTAATTATTTGTTAATCCTAGTTCGCTTGTTAgtttattcattaatttttttcctTACATAAGtacatatctgaaaaaaaaaacaatccctTAAACATAAAAAAGCCAGTAAAGATTGAATTTAGATGCATATATTTGTTACACTGTTTTTCTTACatattaccttaaaaaaaaataggtaacaaataaCTTTACGTATATCTGTTATTTCACTACAGTTAACAAAAAAGATAATTTATGCATGTCCACGTTTCGTCAGCGGATTAATTTACATTCAAATACTCCTTTTTATGGATTTTTGTTATATACTTTTTgttatatacataaaataaaaacaagctGATACGTAACCGGAATGACAGCAGATTGCTCTTATATCCATACGAATAAGCTCAGACAATTTCTAGCTTCACAGGTAACGTAACTTTAAAATACTTTCTCCTCAGAAAAATCAAGCGTAGGTTTTGTTTTGCAATGCTCGAACTTATTTCATGACTTCAGCTTTGATTcatctttattttattatattttaagtgTAGATCATATGCTTACAGTAAGTTATTTAGTGATTTTTAGTTGATCTTCAACATTTTACAAATTTGCTACAGGTGAGTTTAGTAATACGCTAGTATGCTCTTTGTTGTTTGTTCAACACATTTGGAGTGCATTATCAAATACAAATCAGTGCCAGCTTCAGTGTAAATTATGCTTAGATCTCTTTgatggaaacaaaatataaaatctcATGTTTCTCAGGACTGATTTTTTGGCATAAATTTGACCATAATTTTCGCTTCGCTCTGCTCGGCAACAACTATTATTTGGATGCAATTAGTTTGAGTTTTTTCAATCAATTCGAGTCCTTTAAATCAACCTTAAAGGACATAAACGGAGTCCTTAGATAAGGCTCTGCCTAAATAAAACACATAAGGAGCCCATTTGGCATCAAATATGTAAGTTCTGAAATAGTACATTTAAAACGCGTTATCGAAGAGAGAAGAATCTACTGAGGCCCATAGGGGATTTCAgtggtttaaaaaataaaataagttgaaataatgaacgacagtcattttaaaaatgtgaaaaaaatctttcagtGCTATATGCATATtactttaaacttttataatagtCATAACAACCTTTCTTGATTCATTCAATTTTACCCCTGTTAGGGAAATATTTCAAGCGTTATTGATCATTTAAAAGAAGATGGTGTATTAATTCAGGAAATGAAATAACGAAAAGATCTTTACTAAAAATTACAATACAAACATTTAAATAAGTATGTGTCTTCTAGAAACAGCATGTTTGTTTAAGGAATgacagtaatattttttctgtctatgaagaaataacattaaaaatttggtgcacactgaataacgcgcgtagtgggttatttaacagtgtgcaccacattttttatgttatttcgattagacagaaaaaatgttacagtcatttcttataatttaattctaaatccatttaaaccgtagaaaatcatgaaaaaacgttgatgacgtcacggtcacatgacgaaattatgtctatgggcttaTAACAAaatagccaatcagaagacgcgttacatccaaaattaaattatactttGATAAGTATGCATTATCCCACATAGTTTACGATCCATGTGAACTTCCGCAATCTTGATTTCTcaacttttatataaaatattctcCCTTACTTCGAgggaaaatatgattttttgtatattttcaatatcgaATGCGCAAATTAGAATTTATACAGTTTTTAAATTAATAAGAGAGTTTGAAGgactatatcaaatatttaagacACCATTTACAATATATAGATATTATTACAAATGTCTATATACCCAAAATCTGAAGTTTTTTTAAATCACGGCTCTCCGTAAACAGAGACTATCAACCAATTATCTTATAAATCTTAATTCGAAAATTATTAAAGGACAATGAAAATCATTTCGGGGCcacttatagctgactatgcggtatgttctttgttcattgttgaagggcgtacggtgacctatagttgttaatgtctgtgtcatttggtctcttgtggagagttgtctcattggcaatcataccacatcttcttttttttatataatcacaAAGATATACCTAATAAAGGTTTAACTCCCCCACCCCTTCCACCCTTGTCATTGTATTTTGATTGCTCAGTCGTGTAACATAAGATACACTAACGAAAAGAAGATAAATGTACATCATTAAtcttgtgagaaaaaaaaaaccacagttCGATAAAAAAATAATCGAACTATAGAGGAGAAGGCATGGTCAGACCATAACCACAATTGACCTCTAGATTAAAAATCAAAAAGTGTCTTCTAATTTGatgattaaattttataaatcgaATAAGCGGTAACATACAATAACTAAGTGAATCGCATGAAATCTAAAAAGAAGGAGCGAGCCCGTGTGCACAGAAAGGGTTAATAATGTAAATAGGCTAGCGGCTGTCTTAAATCTGCAGTGAGGTGAGAGTTATTTTGCTCTCTGTTGTAGGCCTTTTTGTAACTTTGAGGTAAAGAACAGCAATACAAGTACTGGTTCCCAATTTTTTTAGTGTGCTTTCCTATGCATGTACTGATTTCTATCATATAAAGATAATGCCATTGGTAATATATGCGCCATTAGTGAACctctaatagatataggaagatgtgatgtgagtgccaatgagacaactctccatccaaataacaaatttataaaagtagaccattattggtcaatatacggccttcaacacggagccttggctcacaccgaacaaaaagctataaagggccccaaaattaccagtgtaaaaccattcaaacgggaaaactaacggtctaatctatataaaaaacgagaaacaagaaacacgtataaattacataaacaaacgacaactactgtacatccgattcctgacttaggacaggtgcaaacatttgcagcgggattaaacgttttaatagtaccaaaccttctccctttttctgaaacaatagaataacatcacaacatagaaaaccatacgataaaatatcaattggaagacttaactcaatcaaaaaacgtaaattaacacactatgaacgaataaatttgatctgtgatacctgaatgcaaatgcacagttaataaaatattagggacaaacatacAAGgccaaaaatcaaacaaaaaagtccaaacaaagccatggcaaaacaccaccgcgaaatatttaacccttcgaaaataaccACGTTTGAAAAGAACGGTTTTATAATATCTAAGGGTAAATGAAAGATAACtgtcgttttaggtatactactaaaatatgtgtataaaatTCTCTAAACATATTTTGCTATATGCTGTTTTATTCAAAGATGTTCAATGCGTAAACTGTTTGTTTGGGATAGGCTgtaattcatatttgtttttgtcagAAAATATGAGTAAAACGCCCTggaaatatgtcaatttcaacaTTGGTTTTGACGTAATAAGGGTAATATATATTATCGACACTTCTGCACTGAATGgtccatatacatgtaacatCACCCTCAAATCATTTATCAatctaatgaaataaaatttgaaagattgaactgttttaaaatgttttgttttgcaaCTTCAAGGAACGAACAATTTTGTCCAAACAATGTAATGTTGTTATATTCGTGCTTTtaagcttttaaattatgtaaaaaaaagaaaatttaatatattGCAGAGAGCCACGTCATCATGGTCCTAAAAGATATGTTGCTGTTATTATCTctctttgtttcatttcaatcTACGATCAGGGCGGAAACCAAAATTAGACAAATTGCAACATATCAAGCCGAATTATATCCTGAATACTGTAACCCATTTGACGGTTTCGGTACTAAGTGTGCGCCTTATGAATTTAGAGCGAGTTACGTTGCTGATGCAGTAAAGTCAAGTTTAGTTGATACTGATGTAGTATGTTTACAAGGCGTATACTTCGACGTAGATCTCGACACAATTGTACGAGGTACTGAGAAATTATTCCCGTACTCCTTTAGCTTCAACCACGATGCAATGACAGGAAGCTATGAGAAATCTACGCATGCGCCATGTTCAGATGACGACAGGGAAGGGGTAGAACAAGTTGCGGCGTGTGAAGATCACGAATGTCATTCTGAAACCGAGCGAGATGAATATATAGGTTGTCTGGAAGACAGTTGTAAAGTCAATGGAACAAAGTCTATCAGTGATGTTTTTCTTGAACTATCAGATACCTGCGTTGCATGCATTTTTCTAGGTACGAAAAGAAATGCCATGGATTGTCTTAAGCTACAATATGCCGTTAATCCAACCGGTCTGGTTGTACTGAGTAAACACAACATAACTGACTCTGAAAAAGGGGTATTCCATAAACAAGAAAAGGAAATTGTAAGACACGGATTTCTTCAGGTTAAGGTAAGCAACAGTATTTAGTAATTTGCCGAAATTTGGTTCTGGTTTCAATTTTCATAGCATTAATATGTTTTTGTGTGAAAATAGACAAATAAGATGTGGCATGATCACCAACTATCCATCAATGTTCAAATGAATTGGATGTAAGCAACCGTACTGCCTTCAAACTGaagaaaaactcataccgtaaagTCGACTATAAAAGTTCCCGACATTTGACAAATTCAGTATTTTTAAGTATTGTTGTATGTGGCTTTAGCCTTTTCCCCCGTTCAACGCGTTATGGGGAAATAGACATACCAGCCGTCCGCCATTACCTCCGTCCGATCTCGTTAGCGCTCTGCAGCAATAATTCGTGCTTGGTTTTCACTAAATTGATGTCAAAGGTTTAAATCAGCAATTTCTCGGACACATTAGAAAATCAGTTCCAAGCAACTTTTTTTAAAGGAGTTATGTCCATTTGAAATATAAATCGTTTTATTAAATCAGGGGCAATCGCACTGAAAACGCTCCCAATTAAGCCTACATTTTTTTTGGATTGTTATGAAATCTATAAGGACTAGAATGACTACATCAATCGGCGCTGATCGCTTATTTCACAGAAATTATTTTCCTCAAAAATGTATTCTAGAAAATTACATTGTAAGCGCTCTGGAGTgtacaattttgaattttatcagATTTACATATCATTAACATCGCAAACGAGTTATAAAAAAACAGCAATTATTGAGACGTAATcaaatgtaaattatatataactttacATTTAATGTGCTCGTTTGTGTAATATTTTTGCACTATAGACACACTCACACCTACATTTTGTATAACAACACAACAGTACACACGAACACAGTAATAAATCTGATACAAATAACATTTCTTATAAGACATtcaaagtataaaataaaaattgtttgggTTATTGCCCCTTGGCAAATAAAATGTGAGTAACGCGGTGAACATTGGaacttttttatttaacttttcacaTTATGCGTTGCAGATTAAATATATTGGAAATGTAGTATGTACTGTAATGCAGTCAAATCTTGGAGAGAAGTATATTGACAGTAAGTGTATTTAAGATTtgaaatttacaaacaaaacaaacaaacaaaccataggcggatccagggggggggggcctttcgtgggaaaaatttggttgattatatagggaatcattgaagcacgacaggagcgggccccccttaggtcagtcagattaataattgattattataaaatatcaaaagtaaatgAAGTTAgcaatttgtaataataaaaatatataatatgaccCATTGTCTGTTACTCTGGTCCCTTTATTGGACATGTTTATAATACATGTGTATTATTCTATTTTCAGAGCAACATTGTGATACTCACACATTTTACTGTTTGAAggctgttttataaaaaaaaatatacaatttaggTTTCATGGTTTTGTACAAATTTACCAAAATACATTGACGTGTGTGCTAAAGACTA carries:
- the LOC139520156 gene encoding uncharacterized protein, which translates into the protein MVLKDMLLLLSLFVSFQSTIRAETKIRQIATYQAELYPEYCNPFDGFGTKCAPYEFRASYVADAVKSSLVDTDVVCLQGVYFDVDLDTIVRGTEKLFPYSFSFNHDAMTGSYEKSTHAPCSDDDREGVEQVAACEDHECHSETERDEYIGCLEDSCKVNGTKSISDVFLELSDTCVACIFLGTKRNAMDCLKLQYAVNPTGLVVLSKHNITDSEKGVFHKQEKEIVRHGFLQVKIKYIGNVVCTVMQSNLGEKYIDITETTHSYAEKNLEEAKFLVQKTNGLENVIVAGCLNTSPLLTKGTVAPLFPHSMDEFKSAGFDDPISESYSGEYASCTYCFSDDYAKEKFDLQGYDGYIFDHVLVRGLHAISEKTVHSAGSSKINLRVIMHEPAQGDDFRAISAHFCVRVYIEVADEDWLPNV